The genomic segment TATGAAATCTAAATATGCAGTATATATAATCATATGCCAGAGTACTCCCTCATTTTATCCTTCAGCTAAACTTAAGTATATTTTGAGGGATGATATGAATACAGACATTGAAGTTTGAAGGCTGATTCCAACActtgaatgttgtttttgtgaaccTGGTAATTTTGTGCATGGATgatggacatataattggcctCTCCGCGTAAATCCTGGACCCTGTTTCATAAAAATCATGGATCGGTCTATGGATACAGTACATTCATGCCACcattttaattattcaataGGCTTTAAATTGTTCTCAGTATCAGAACAAAAAgtacaataatatatatttttaaaagcagcagTTGTTGGATTAAAGCCTCTTTTTAGATCCAGGGGATCAGTTTAGTGGATCTCAGAATGAAAACAGTGCTTGGATATCAAActggaaagaaggaaaaaaacaggtTAAAGCCATGAGTTTAGAAAAAGACATTGAAGTTTCCGATCTAATTTCCTCACTTGAATGTTCACCTTTTGGAATCGGGAATTGTGCATGAATATTGGACATATAATTTAAccctttgtgtttattgtggCCCCTGATGTAAACATAGCCTGGATCCAGCACTGGATACTGTACACGCTTAATTATTCAAAAGGCTTTACTGTGTGTATTCTTCTTTAGGCTCTTTGTGAGCAGTGCAGCTGGATTATATCTCAGCCTATAGGAACAATAATCCCTTTTCAGAAAGCAGTGTTAGTTGGATTGGAGCAGTTTGATGGATGCAGATGTTCAGCACAGTGGATGTCGGAGTGAAAACAGCTGCTTCTGGTggggaaggaggaaaaaaaactgttgtgcGCATGCGCAGACTGCGCTCCTCCGTCTTATTAATTTTTAATGGAAAATGGCTGCGTTTCTTATCCAAACCTCTGGAGctgggaaataaaaaccttcgtGTCTCTGCAccgtctctcctcttcttcaccttctttaCACTGAGGCCACCCGATACTACACGTTGTGAGACCCACGTCCtgcggagagaggaggaagatttCTGAGGGAAAATGAATCCGCTCATGCTTTGAGGGATGAAAGATCATTTTTCTCTTTAACCCTTTCTGCTCCCAGATCTGCGAACAATCGAGGTACAGTCGCCTCCCCGCGAACACGTCTGCACACGTCCTGTGGTGGTGATGAATGATCCATGTGTTTCCTAATGTGTTCTTTTATATAGAGCGTCATTCAGGCCGGCGGCAGCCTTTACGTTCTAATGTTACACAGGAGGTGAAGTGACATGCAGGGCAGgaggtgtgcgtgcgtgtgtgtgtacgtgcgtgtgtgtgtgtgtgtgtgtgtgtgtctgtttattgtCGTCTGGGCGCAAAGATGCTGAATCCCTGTTCATGCCTGTTGTGGATGAGtactacagacagacagtgtgtgtgtgtgtatgtgtgtttctgtgtgttaaagtccacacctcctcccttcatcccgaaaacataatctcctgcATGGGCTGAGGGGAAAAAACAGTACATAAAATGATATAAACGGTCTGTATGATCAGATCGACATTAAGagcaaattaaataatgaaaagttGAATTCAGATAATCATAGGTCCAAATTCGCAAAGCTGAAATAAACTAAAGACAGTAGGGAAAAGGACTGGGTTTCAAAACCCTGGGCAGGTAAGCACTGCCTGGCACAATAAAGTGAGAGtgaattgagggcaggagattcAGGAAAACATCTTCAGCACAAAGCACTCGCAAAACACTAGCAGACTTTCTATTATATTTGTACTTTCAATGCAAAATGCTGCTCTCTGCATGTTCTATTGCAGATTGAGGATGTTCCATAATTTGTTCACTTCAGTTAACATAGATTTTCACCATTGGGGAACCAACACAACAGCACTGAGTCGACACAAAGATGTGATAATAACACACTTACAGTTTGATTTCCGTTTCCCAGCAGACGATGATGCGCCAGGTGACCAGCAGTGACTTCTGCATGAGCAGCCGGCCCTCGTGCCTCGCAGAGGATGGCCACCACCCTGCCTCCCATTTCGACCTGTGCGCCTCCCAGTCCAACAAGTTCTACCCTCCTCCCTCGTCGTCGTCCCTTCAGATGACCCTGACGCCCATGGTCTTACCCGCCCTGAGCCACAAGCCCATGGTGTGCCAGCGACAGGAAGTGCTCGAGGGTAACATACCGGGCATTAAAAGCTCTGATCAAGCGCCAGACGATGCCAAGAAGAAGAGCAAGGCTGCGGGGAAGACGGGCAGGCGCGGGAGGCCTTTGGGAACCACCAAGCTGGCCGGATACAGAACCAGCACGGGTCGACCACTTGGCACCAccagagctgctggtttcaAGACGAGCCCAGGGAGGCCACTGGGTACGACCAGAGCGGCGGGGTACAAGGTCAGCCCCGGTCGGCCCCCCGGCAGCATCAAGGGCTACTCTCGCCTCAACAAACTGGCTTACGGTAGCACCTGCAGCGGAGCGGCTTTCCCCTATCCGCTGGCACACAAAGAACTTCTCTGTGAACCTTCCTGCAAAGAGAAGACGACAAACGAGTGAAGGCTCTGTTTCTGCTCCCCCCATAAGTGGAATAAGAGATGCACGTGTACAGGTTTCCTTGCAGATGGTTGGGGGGGGATGTaatcttttccttttctgcTGTGTCTGGGACAAGACGATTTTCTATGATTGGTGTTGGTGTCATCTGTGTGCCTGCCACTTGATATAACACTGTTACTTTTACAGTGCTACAGCTGGAGAGCTATAACCTGTGGAAGGTTTAACTACTCGACACTGTTTCTGTCATCATTGGGGGGGAAGAACTCCAGATGTTCACAGAGCAAGGTGCTTTTATCTTAGTAACAACTGTGTTGGTAattcatttcttatttatttttcttttaacatcAAGAGATAGTTGAagcatccattttaaattgtttattgcAGCAACAAGTGTGTGAACCTTTCTGGGATGTTTACAGCACAAAACAAGGACTGATGGACTAAGAAGGGGGGCAAGCagtaatgttgtttttacagtCTTTAATCGACCATTGTGTCACATTTGTAAAAGGGCAATGGCACTTCAATAGATAATCACGCACTTAAAACTGAAGTCTAGTTAATACAACCTTTTCAACTTAGACTTAACACCCAGAAAAATACTCCTGTTAATAAACTCACTCATCACTGTTCACTCTCTAAAGGTCAAGCCactaaatgtctttattttacttGCATGCAAATCTTTTCAAAGCAGCTGAAGTCACAGATTCTTGTATAAAATCCAAGTCAGTACTAACTTTTTCACTCAAAAGTATAAAGCAAAAAATGCAGAGACGTCCGGCTTTTTTAATTCAACCTGCTAAAGATGAGATGACGTGCCCTATGGTTGCCTCATCTGCTCATTAGTCACCCtggaaaagttgttttttgtgtatttgtgaatgAACAGTGTTGATATTTCCTGTTTGTCCCTTGATCGCTCTTAACAATACTAAAATATGTAATATTTCATGTTTGGTGCACAGACAGTTTGAAGCCTCAGACTCACTGGTGGCCTCGCAGTTGAAATGAGGATTTGTCAGTGGACTCTTGGTAGAACTGTTCTATCTGGAGTGCACTTGTCTCCTTACCAAGGACTAGGTGCTGCTACACAAACCAAAATTTCAAATTTTTATAACAAAAATCATGTTTCTCAAAAGCATCTTTGTTGGAAATGGTTTCAACCcaaagcagcaaaacaaaaagtgtactcagttcaataaacataaaatatcaTGTCATATCGTCTCAGTGAGGAAGTAATCAAGAGTAAAAATCTAAACCTATATTCAGTCTTAACTGTAAATACCTGATgattttttaacattaaatatgtCGTTCTAAATTGTCAATTGgcaacatttataaaatatttatttgtggtTGTCAATCAAATCTTACTAAATCTGGACTTCCTGTTTTGTAAAGTCTTAACtgacacaacagaaaacagcaTAATAAGGTCACTGTTGACTTTGTGACGTTAAATGCACATTGCTTTACACAGAGTGGATGCTTTGTAATTTTGTCTTGACAGGAAAGTTGATTTAATCACTTGTATtacattaatatttattattatttgtcccAAATATTTTAACAGAATCAACTTTGTCACATGAATGTGTCAACGACAATGATTAACATGGAAGTTGTCTTAGAGTTGTTCAGCgattttacacaaaatatcATAAAGGaagaaacatttaatattattataatttatttgatACTCACATGACACATATTTGGATCTATTAAATTAGTGCAGAGGATTTTATTGTGAACAAATGACACCATTGCTGAGAAAGCTCTCTGACATAGCTGGTTTatattatgtgtttttaaaatgtgagcTGCCAGTTTGAATTTCCCTGTGATATCTGCAGACAGGGGGCGTTGTTTCTCCAGAACGACAAGCCAAAACTCATTATCaggaacaggaaaaaaagacTCAAAGGTTTAAGAATTTGGCAAGTACAGATTGATGTTTAAGTGTTTTAATCAGTTTTTGACTTTACATAGTTGCTCGTAAAATAATTGTATCAATTGTTTTAATCAATCTGTCCAGtttttatagaaatatataatttaatggTCAAATTCATAtcagattatttttaattaggTATTTACAATATAAAGTAAACAATCATAGCCTCGTATAGCACTTGAATCAGAAGCTGATGTTTGTCTGAGATGCAGGCAGAAATTAAGAAATGGACTAGTTTGATTGGTTTACTGTTCACAGTTATTTCACAGCATGTTCATTGCATCGTAAATACAGTCAGTCACATGTAGTCAAACCTGATTTTGATCTAAACTATTTGTCACTGTGTCGGTTTCTGTTCGGGAGTTTCATCTTACAATTTGCCTGAAGAATATAATTCATATGTTGGGAATTCAGATTAAGAGAGTGgagacatttatttaatttggtgCAATAACCTGTCGTATGTATATTGTACAGTGTAAACTTTGATACTATcactttttattattgttgtattttgatACTGTTGTACAAGGCCTTTTCTCACTAGTTTAGttgacgtgtgtttgtgttaacagAGGTGATTGAAACGTCACATACAAATACTCTCTCCACCCTCTACCAAAGAATATGATGTTAACTAACTTTATTTGATAGAAGAAAATAATCCAATGTCTCACAAAGTAACCTGAGCATGAAAACTTCTGcgtaaaatgtaaatgaaaatagCTCTGTCCAATGAAAGATGGCTCAATTGTTGGGATTAATGCAAAAAGCTTTGAGTAATCACTGCATCTAAAGCCTCGAAACACGCAGGTGTAATTGATTCATGGATAGTCGATTGAATGGATTGTTATTTTCAACACATTGACGATATAAAGTTAGAATCCTTGTTTTAATTCTACATTGGAAAAAAGGTCTCTTTTCATAGATTTCATATGTAGCCACGTGTATGATGTTGGACTGAACATTTCTTGTTGAGGTTATGGCTGAAGTGATGCCTCCCTGTCGCATAATCTAGAGGTTTGAGTCTTCTTTTAcagtttaagtgtttt from the Platichthys flesus chromosome 15, fPlaFle2.1, whole genome shotgun sequence genome contains:
- the c15h5orf24 gene encoding UPF0461 protein C5orf24 homolog produces the protein MMRQVTSSDFCMSSRPSCLAEDGHHPASHFDLCASQSNKFYPPPSSSSLQMTLTPMVLPALSHKPMVCQRQEVLEGNIPGIKSSDQAPDDAKKKSKAAGKTGRRGRPLGTTKLAGYRTSTGRPLGTTRAAGFKTSPGRPLGTTRAAGYKVSPGRPPGSIKGYSRLNKLAYGSTCSGAAFPYPLAHKELLCEPSCKEKTTNE